One Cucumis sativus cultivar 9930 chromosome 1, Cucumber_9930_V3, whole genome shotgun sequence DNA segment encodes these proteins:
- the LOC101222427 gene encoding protein NRT1/ PTR FAMILY 2.7 isoform X1, with protein MGEGNRSEEEAQISNKHGGWITFPFVIGTFACMTLATGGWLSNLIVYLIKEYNINSIDATLISNIVSGCLCVFPVVGAVLADSFFGSFFVILISTSISLLAMVSLTLTATIHSLRPQPCDHNNTSITCSSSPSKLQYTILYSSIILACLGSGGSRFTTATFGANQYDTTKDQNIFFNWFFVTLYAGFVASSTAIVYIQDNVSWGWGFGISLAANVISLAIFLLGNRFYRLDKPEGSPFTSLARVLVATARKRLAQMQVGSDEGCYYYSDQDHRVGMPIVDGVTLTKSFRCLNRAALITRGDIHLDGTIAKPWRLCKVQEVEDFKTLLKIFPLWSTSIFLSVPIAIQGSLTVLQALTMDRHLGPNFKIPAGSFAVIIFISTTISLTLVDRFLYPIWKKLIGRMPRPLERIGLGHVFNFLSMVVSALVESKRLKIAHVHHLQDQAEAIVPISALWLFPQLVLVGMGEAFHFPGQVGLYYQEFPTSLRSTATAMISLVIAVAYYLSTGLIDLLHKVTKWLPDDINQGRVDNVYWMIFVIGVINFGYYLVCARCYKYQNVEDGGKNINDSITEH; from the exons ATGGGAGAAGGAAATAGATCAGAAGAAGAAGCTCAAATTTCCAACAAACATGGTGGTTGGATCACCTTCCCCTTCGTCATAG GTACTTTTGCTTGCATGACATTGGCAACCGGAGGATGgctttcaaatttgatagtGTATTTGATTAAGGAATACAACATTAATAGTATTGATGCTACTTTGATTTCCAATATTGTTAGTGGATGCCTTTGTGTTTTTCCTGTTGTTGGAGCTGTTCTTGCTGATTCTTTCTTTGGATCTTTCTTTGTCATTCTCATTTCTACTTCTATTTCTCTTTTG GCCATGGTTTCCCTTACACTAACAGCAACAATCCATTCTCTAAGACCACAACCATGTGATCATAATAATACCTCAATCACATGTTCATCATCACCTTCCAAACTCCAATACACAATCTTATACTCAAGCATTATCTTAGCATGTCTTGGATCTGGAGGCTCTCGTTTCACCACAGCAACTTTTGGTGCAAATCAATATGATACAACCAAAGATCaaaacattttcttcaattggtTTTTTGTCACTCTCTATGCGGGATTTGTTGCTAGTTCCACAGCTATTGTCTATATTCAAGATAATGTTAGTTGGGGTTGGGGCTTTGGCATCAGCCTTGCAGCCAACGTCATTTCCCTAGCTATTTTCTTGCTTGGAAATCGCTTCTATCGTCTCGATAAGCCTGAAGGAAGTCCATTTACTTCACTTGCTCGAGTTCTTGTAGCTACGGCTCGAAAGAGGCTGGCTCAGATGCAAGTGGGAAGTGATGAAGGTTGCTACTATTATAGTGATCAGGACCATCGTGTGGGGATGCCAATTGTGGATGGAGTAACGTTGACAAAGAGTTTTAG GTGTTTGAATCGTGCGGCTCTAATAACACGTGGAGATATCCATTTGGATGGAACCATTGCAAAACCTTGGAGGCTTTGTAAAGTACAAGAAGTAGAAgatttcaaaactttacttAAAATCTTTCCTCTTTGGTCAACTAGCATTTTCCTCTCTGTCCCCATTGCAATTCAAGGAAGCTTAACTGTCCTCCAAGCCCTGACCATGGACCGTCACCTTGGTCCAAACTTCAAAATCCCTGCAGGGTCTTTTGCCGTCATTATCTTCATCTCCACCACTATCTCACTAACCCTAGTCGATAGGTTTCTCTACCCTATTTGGAAAAAGTTGATCGGACGAATGCCACGACCTCTCGAACGCATCGGTCTTGGtcatgttttcaattttctttccatggTAGTGTCAGCATTAGTAGAATCAAAGAGACTCAAGATTGCTCATGTTCATCACCTTCAAGACCAAGCTGAGGCAATAGTGCCAATATCAGCTTTGTGGCTTTTCCCACAACTAGTTTTGGTTGGTATGGGAGaagcttttcattttcctGGACAAGTTGGATTATACTATCAGGAATTTCCAACGTCGTTGCGTAGCACGGCAACGGCGATGATCTCGCTCGTGATTGCCGTTGCGTATTATCTTAGCACAGGTTTGATCGATCTACTTCATAAGGTTACGAAATGGTTGCCTGATGATATCAATCAAGGAAGAGTTGACAATGTTTATTGGATGATATTTGTGATTGGAGtgattaattttggatattaTTTAGTATGTGCTAGGTGTTACAAGTATCAAAATGTTGAAGATGGTGGAAAGAATATTAATGATTCTATAACCGAACATTGA
- the LOC101222427 gene encoding protein NRT1/ PTR FAMILY 2.7 isoform X2: MVSLTLTATIHSLRPQPCDHNNTSITCSSSPSKLQYTILYSSIILACLGSGGSRFTTATFGANQYDTTKDQNIFFNWFFVTLYAGFVASSTAIVYIQDNVSWGWGFGISLAANVISLAIFLLGNRFYRLDKPEGSPFTSLARVLVATARKRLAQMQVGSDEGCYYYSDQDHRVGMPIVDGVTLTKSFRCLNRAALITRGDIHLDGTIAKPWRLCKVQEVEDFKTLLKIFPLWSTSIFLSVPIAIQGSLTVLQALTMDRHLGPNFKIPAGSFAVIIFISTTISLTLVDRFLYPIWKKLIGRMPRPLERIGLGHVFNFLSMVVSALVESKRLKIAHVHHLQDQAEAIVPISALWLFPQLVLVGMGEAFHFPGQVGLYYQEFPTSLRSTATAMISLVIAVAYYLSTGLIDLLHKVTKWLPDDINQGRVDNVYWMIFVIGVINFGYYLVCARCYKYQNVEDGGKNINDSITEH, translated from the exons ATGGTTTCCCTTACACTAACAGCAACAATCCATTCTCTAAGACCACAACCATGTGATCATAATAATACCTCAATCACATGTTCATCATCACCTTCCAAACTCCAATACACAATCTTATACTCAAGCATTATCTTAGCATGTCTTGGATCTGGAGGCTCTCGTTTCACCACAGCAACTTTTGGTGCAAATCAATATGATACAACCAAAGATCaaaacattttcttcaattggtTTTTTGTCACTCTCTATGCGGGATTTGTTGCTAGTTCCACAGCTATTGTCTATATTCAAGATAATGTTAGTTGGGGTTGGGGCTTTGGCATCAGCCTTGCAGCCAACGTCATTTCCCTAGCTATTTTCTTGCTTGGAAATCGCTTCTATCGTCTCGATAAGCCTGAAGGAAGTCCATTTACTTCACTTGCTCGAGTTCTTGTAGCTACGGCTCGAAAGAGGCTGGCTCAGATGCAAGTGGGAAGTGATGAAGGTTGCTACTATTATAGTGATCAGGACCATCGTGTGGGGATGCCAATTGTGGATGGAGTAACGTTGACAAAGAGTTTTAG GTGTTTGAATCGTGCGGCTCTAATAACACGTGGAGATATCCATTTGGATGGAACCATTGCAAAACCTTGGAGGCTTTGTAAAGTACAAGAAGTAGAAgatttcaaaactttacttAAAATCTTTCCTCTTTGGTCAACTAGCATTTTCCTCTCTGTCCCCATTGCAATTCAAGGAAGCTTAACTGTCCTCCAAGCCCTGACCATGGACCGTCACCTTGGTCCAAACTTCAAAATCCCTGCAGGGTCTTTTGCCGTCATTATCTTCATCTCCACCACTATCTCACTAACCCTAGTCGATAGGTTTCTCTACCCTATTTGGAAAAAGTTGATCGGACGAATGCCACGACCTCTCGAACGCATCGGTCTTGGtcatgttttcaattttctttccatggTAGTGTCAGCATTAGTAGAATCAAAGAGACTCAAGATTGCTCATGTTCATCACCTTCAAGACCAAGCTGAGGCAATAGTGCCAATATCAGCTTTGTGGCTTTTCCCACAACTAGTTTTGGTTGGTATGGGAGaagcttttcattttcctGGACAAGTTGGATTATACTATCAGGAATTTCCAACGTCGTTGCGTAGCACGGCAACGGCGATGATCTCGCTCGTGATTGCCGTTGCGTATTATCTTAGCACAGGTTTGATCGATCTACTTCATAAGGTTACGAAATGGTTGCCTGATGATATCAATCAAGGAAGAGTTGACAATGTTTATTGGATGATATTTGTGATTGGAGtgattaattttggatattaTTTAGTATGTGCTAGGTGTTACAAGTATCAAAATGTTGAAGATGGTGGAAAGAATATTAATGATTCTATAACCGAACATTGA
- the LOC101221953 gene encoding THO complex subunit 4A isoform X2, with the protein MAEPLDMSLDDIIKNNKKSGSSNFRARGGASSGPGPSRRFRNRGLNRATPYSTSKAPETAWSHDMFVDHGAAYPSHPPRASAIETGTKLYVSNLDYGVSNEDIKELFSEVGDVKRYSINYDKSGRSKGTAEIVFSRQADALAAIKRYNNVQLDGKPMKLEIVGTNIVTPAVPAPSNASFGNPNGFPRGFENISIRSNIKYSISTTCQHM; encoded by the exons ATGGCAGAGCCTCTCGACATGAGCTTAGATGATATCATCAAGAACAACAAGAAATCCGGCTCCTCAAACTTCAGAGCTCGTGGCGGAGCTTCTTCTGGACCAGGTCCTTCTCGCCGCTTTCGCAATCGTGGTCTTAATAGAGCAACGCCTTATTCTACTTCCAAG GCGCCCGAGACGGCTTGGTCACACGACATGTTTGTAGATCACGGTGCGGCTTATCCTTCACATCCTCCACGGGCTTCTGCTATTGAAACTGGCACCAAGCTTTATGTTTCTAATTTGGATTATGGTGTCTCCAATGAAGATATCAAG GAGCTGTTTTCTGAAGTTGGTGATGTCAAACGGTATTCTATCAATTATGATAAAAGTGGGAGATCGAAG GGAACAGCAGAGATTGTTTTTTCACGACAAGCAGATGCTCTTGCTGCTATAAAGAGATATAACAATGTTCAGCTGGATGGGAAGCCCATGAAGTTGGAGATTGTTGGCACTAACATCGTTACACCTGCTGTGCCTGCTCCTTCAAATGCTAGTTTTGGGAATCCTAATGGATTTCCGAGAGG ttttgaaaacatcaGCATCAGATCAAACatcaaatattcaatttcaacAACTTGTCAACATATGTAG
- the LOC101221953 gene encoding THO complex subunit 4A isoform X1, giving the protein MAEPLDMSLDDIIKNNKKSGSSNFRARGGASSGPGPSRRFRNRGLNRATPYSTSKAPETAWSHDMFVDHGAAYPSHPPRASAIETGTKLYVSNLDYGVSNEDIKELFSEVGDVKRYSINYDKSGRSKGTAEIVFSRQADALAAIKRYNNVQLDGKPMKLEIVGTNIVTPAVPAPSNASFGNPNGFPRGGRAMGRNRGGGRGRGPGRGRGRGRGSGSGSGSGSGRGHGEKLSAEDLDADLDKYHEEAMQIN; this is encoded by the exons ATGGCAGAGCCTCTCGACATGAGCTTAGATGATATCATCAAGAACAACAAGAAATCCGGCTCCTCAAACTTCAGAGCTCGTGGCGGAGCTTCTTCTGGACCAGGTCCTTCTCGCCGCTTTCGCAATCGTGGTCTTAATAGAGCAACGCCTTATTCTACTTCCAAG GCGCCCGAGACGGCTTGGTCACACGACATGTTTGTAGATCACGGTGCGGCTTATCCTTCACATCCTCCACGGGCTTCTGCTATTGAAACTGGCACCAAGCTTTATGTTTCTAATTTGGATTATGGTGTCTCCAATGAAGATATCAAG GAGCTGTTTTCTGAAGTTGGTGATGTCAAACGGTATTCTATCAATTATGATAAAAGTGGGAGATCGAAG GGAACAGCAGAGATTGTTTTTTCACGACAAGCAGATGCTCTTGCTGCTATAAAGAGATATAACAATGTTCAGCTGGATGGGAAGCCCATGAAGTTGGAGATTGTTGGCACTAACATCGTTACACCTGCTGTGCCTGCTCCTTCAAATGCTAGTTTTGGGAATCCTAATGGATTTCCGAGAGG TGGACGTGCAATGGGTCGAAACCGAGGTGGTGGACGAGGGCGTGGTCCTGGAAGAGGGCGTGGGCGTGGACGTGGGAGTGGGAGTGGGAGTGGGAGTGGGAGTGGCAGAGGTCATGGTGAGAAGTTATCAGCCGAAGATCTAGATGCGGATTTGGACAAGTACCATGAAGAAGCGATGCAGATCAATTAA
- the LOC101221721 gene encoding uncharacterized protein LOC101221721 isoform X2, producing MTEPKVCCEIILSTEEDAIAPVEHGMNDPLCFYDVLADYYVQVPESGKPILDLIVKLWSQSFTCHIFTLLFHKWLFEIEIENSEEVHLRNSSALVQGATNIFWLDIQANTTRFKSLFHYLLEEVSFQPARLNKIPIQVQRDLFLLLSRFLIFYDSDDKLESFLKQFPPFPNAILVGGPADLFVIELTDQIQKLKVEPVLLHYLSRLIVLQGMELRMTTSTRLKTCLYSFTSPGGPMYPTRAVRHAAWDALDLLFPVGRYPRHLISLFFRLLYPWYWPSSCWNFVISCIRAVFLSLFRLIFSRFENPNQHKSF from the exons ATGACCGAGCCAAAGGTGTGTTGTG AAATAATTCTCAGCACGGAGGAAGATGCGATTGCACCTGTGGAGCATGGAATGAATGATCCATTATGCTTTTACGACGTTCTTGCCGATTACTATGTTCAGGTGCCAGAAAGCGGGAAACCAATCCTCGATTTGATTGTCAAACTGTGGAGCCAATCATTTACATGTCATATTTTCACCCTCTTATTCCACAAATGG CtctttgaaatagaaattgaaaactCTGAAGAAGTTCACCTTCGTAATTCATCAGCTCTTGTTCAAGGTGCCACCAATATCTTCTG GCTTGATATTCAGGCAAACACTACTCGATTTAAGTCTCTCTTTCAT TATCTTCTTGAAGAAGTTTCATTTCAACCTGCCAGATTGAACAAAATTCCCATACAG GTTCAAAGagatctttttcttttactttcacGGTTCTTAATTTTCTATGATTCAG ATGATAAGCTCGAGAGTTTTCTGAAGCAATTTCCTCCTTTCCCAAATGCTATACTAGTTGGTGGTCCAGCTGATTTGTTTGTGATTGAACTTACTGATCAG ATTCAAAAGTTGAAGGTGGAACCTGTACTGCTGCATTATCTTTCACGCCTGATTGTTCTCCAAG GTATGGAACTCAGAATGACCACAAGTACACGGCTAAAAACTTGTTTGTATAGTTTTACCTCTCCCGGTGGTCCCATGTATCCAACCAGAGCTGTTCGACATGCTGCGTGGGATGCTCTGGATTTGCTATTCCCA GTTGGACGATATCCTAGGCATCTTATAAGCCTATTTTTCAGATTACTATATCCATGGTACTGGCCCTCATCTTGTTGGAACTTCGTAATATCATGTATAAGGGCAGTATTTCTTTCCTTGTTTCGGCTCATCTTTTCGAGATTTGAGAATCCTAATCAGCACAAGTCTTTCTAG
- the LOC101221721 gene encoding uncharacterized protein LOC101221721 isoform X1, translating into MSRALTPRSSAYLSALSQQIEKKLQRALASSSQRRDVLQELFADIALEVDDRAKEIILSTEEDAIAPVEHGMNDPLCFYDVLADYYVQVPESGKPILDLIVKLWSQSFTCHIFTLLFHKWLFEIEIENSEEVHLRNSSALVQGATNIFWLDIQANTTRFKSLFHYLLEEVSFQPARLNKIPIQVQRDLFLLLSRFLIFYDSDDKLESFLKQFPPFPNAILVGGPADLFVIELTDQIQKLKVEPVLLHYLSRLIVLQGMELRMTTSTRLKTCLYSFTSPGGPMYPTRAVRHAAWDALDLLFPVGRYPRHLISLFFRLLYPWYWPSSCWNFVISCIRAVFLSLFRLIFSRFENPNQHKSF; encoded by the exons ATGTCTCGGGCGTTGACGCCTCGGAGTTCTGCTTATCTTAGCGCCTTGTCTCAACAGATTGAGAAGAAGCTTCAGCGG gCATTAGCTTCTTCATCACAGAGGCGAGATGTACTGCAAGAATTATTTGCTGATATAGCGCTAGAAGTCGATGACCGAGCCAAAG AAATAATTCTCAGCACGGAGGAAGATGCGATTGCACCTGTGGAGCATGGAATGAATGATCCATTATGCTTTTACGACGTTCTTGCCGATTACTATGTTCAGGTGCCAGAAAGCGGGAAACCAATCCTCGATTTGATTGTCAAACTGTGGAGCCAATCATTTACATGTCATATTTTCACCCTCTTATTCCACAAATGG CtctttgaaatagaaattgaaaactCTGAAGAAGTTCACCTTCGTAATTCATCAGCTCTTGTTCAAGGTGCCACCAATATCTTCTG GCTTGATATTCAGGCAAACACTACTCGATTTAAGTCTCTCTTTCAT TATCTTCTTGAAGAAGTTTCATTTCAACCTGCCAGATTGAACAAAATTCCCATACAG GTTCAAAGagatctttttcttttactttcacGGTTCTTAATTTTCTATGATTCAG ATGATAAGCTCGAGAGTTTTCTGAAGCAATTTCCTCCTTTCCCAAATGCTATACTAGTTGGTGGTCCAGCTGATTTGTTTGTGATTGAACTTACTGATCAG ATTCAAAAGTTGAAGGTGGAACCTGTACTGCTGCATTATCTTTCACGCCTGATTGTTCTCCAAG GTATGGAACTCAGAATGACCACAAGTACACGGCTAAAAACTTGTTTGTATAGTTTTACCTCTCCCGGTGGTCCCATGTATCCAACCAGAGCTGTTCGACATGCTGCGTGGGATGCTCTGGATTTGCTATTCCCA GTTGGACGATATCCTAGGCATCTTATAAGCCTATTTTTCAGATTACTATATCCATGGTACTGGCCCTCATCTTGTTGGAACTTCGTAATATCATGTATAAGGGCAGTATTTCTTTCCTTGTTTCGGCTCATCTTTTCGAGATTTGAGAATCCTAATCAGCACAAGTCTTTCTAG